A part of Setaria viridis chromosome 8, Setaria_viridis_v4.0, whole genome shotgun sequence genomic DNA contains:
- the LOC117833269 gene encoding vacuolar iron transporter homolog 4-like — translation MAATADDDTKLTIIIGPPTAAPGSKETCAACGALPTDGDAAIATTMPSPPPPPSAQRHVQWLRAAVLGASDGLVSTAALMLGVGAAHGGDGDLRAVLLAGLAGLVAGACSMAIGEYVSVHAQLDVELAELKRGGGGPPEPERAAGLPSPGQAAAASALAFASGGSVPLLAAWFVTGYEARVAVVVATATVALAVFGSLGAVLGRAPGGRAGLRAVVGGLVAMGITYGLMKLSRIHGV, via the coding sequence atggccgccacTGCTGACGACGACACCAAGCTCACCATCATCATCGgcccgcccaccgccgcgccggggTCCAAGGAAACCTGCGCCGCCTGTGGCGCGCTGCCcaccgacggcgacgccgccatTGCCACAACcatgccatcgccgccgccgccgccgtcggcgcagCGTCACGTCCAGTGGCTGCGCGCCGCGGTTCTGGGCGCGAGCGACGGGCTGGTCTCCACGGCCGCGCTCAtgctcggcgtcggcgccgcgcacggcggcgacggcgacctgcgcgccgtcctcctcgcgGGCCTGGCGGGCCTCGTCGCGGGCGCCTGCAGCATGGCCATCGGCGAGTACGTGTCCGTGCACGCGCAGCTGGACGTCGAGCTGGCCGAGCtcaagcgcggcggcggaggtccgCCGGAGCCGGAACGAGCTGCAGGGCTGCCGAGCCCCGGCcaggccgcggcggcctccgcgcTGGCGTTCGCGTCCGGTGGGAGCGTCCCGCTGCTCGCGGCGTGGTTCGTCACCGGCTACGAGGCGCGGGTGGCGGTGGTCGTGGCGACGGCGACCGTCGCGCTGGCGGTGTTCGGCTCGCTAGGAGCCGTGCTGGGCCGCGCACCTGGTGGACGGGCCGGGCTGAGAGCCGTGGTGGGTGGGCTGGTGGCCATGGGGATTACGTATGGGCTCATGAAGCTGTCCAGAATCCATGGAGTTTGA